The nucleotide sequence GTTCACCGCCATGCGCCCATCGCCTCCGTCAGATAGCGCCGAGCGCGGAACACCCGCGCGCGGACCGCCTGTTGGCTGATCCCGACCGTCTCGGCGATGGTCTCGTAGGACGTGCCGTCCAGCTCGCGCAGCACCCAGCAGACCCGCTGCTCGGGTGACAGACCGGCCATGGCCACCGACAGGGCCTCCACCGCCGCGTGTGTCTCGGCGCTCCTGGCCGGGGAGTCGTGGTGGTCGGGAGCGGGCTGCTCGGGCACGGTGTCGAGCGGGGTGACCGGCCGCCTGGCCCGCAGTACGTTCAGACAGCGGTTGGTCACGATCCGGTGCACCCAGGTGCCGAACGCGGCGTCCCCGCGGAACTCGGGGAGCTTGCGCCAGGCG is from Streptomyces sp. NBC_00370 and encodes:
- a CDS encoding RNA polymerase sigma factor yields the protein MSGDLGTTRAAGDGRPWHDDALLAVRAGEGDEEAFETLVRRYGPVLLTLATRLLGSRTEAEDAVQDSLVSAWRKLPEFRGDAAFGTWVHRIVTNRCLNVLRARRPVTPLDTVPEQPAPDHHDSPARSAETHAAVEALSVAMAGLSPEQRVCWVLRELDGTSYETIAETVGISQQAVRARVFRARRYLTEAMGAWR